A single window of Acetohalobium arabaticum DSM 5501 DNA harbors:
- a CDS encoding BamA/OMP85 family outer membrane protein: protein MQNKSKFLVLLLTVAVFLASSNLVLAAQQELKNDNLITAIEVEGNKKISKEEILEVVETEVGEQISNQKLQNDLQAIFDLGYFFDVQASFESYRNGVKLIFEVVENPDLKSLEFKGNKSIASKKLKEILDLKEDKLLDTNQLNKGLREIEAYYNEQGYVLAQIEDVLMKKDGTLKVKINEGKVAKIKIEGNEKTKDFVIKRKLSLEPGDVFNADQMRQDLRDIYNLGFFKDIKPELNQTSAEKNEVALNIKVEERKTGNVGVGAGYSSSDGWLGHFEIQEKNFRGRAQRLGFRWEVGEENTTYELSFYEPWAFGSDTSVSFSIYDRRDEKTGFYDPTDETDEGIDYEEHEKGGSITLGHPLGYDVQGYLTYEYNKTINEALEGETALPEGQESNTRSLTSSFVRDTRNDVFNPTDGRKDKLSVEYAGQALGGDNDFTKYQLDLRDYTPDFMFEDNSWAFRFKAGLSEGLDEEGLDHERYRIGGPQTLRGFKDDQFVGEEIMLFNAEYRIPFADNFTGVLFTDAGKAWNKDEGFDFDDINKSAGVGVRFKTPMGQLRLDYGWQEEDSRLHFSIGQLF from the coding sequence TTGCAAAACAAATCAAAGTTTTTGGTTCTGTTACTTACTGTGGCGGTTTTTTTGGCTAGCAGTAATCTGGTGTTGGCAGCACAGCAGGAGCTTAAGAATGATAACTTGATTACTGCTATCGAAGTTGAGGGTAATAAGAAGATTTCTAAAGAAGAGATTCTAGAAGTGGTTGAGACTGAAGTAGGAGAACAGATTTCCAATCAGAAATTACAGAATGATCTACAGGCTATCTTTGATTTAGGATACTTCTTTGATGTACAGGCTTCCTTTGAAAGTTACCGCAACGGCGTTAAGTTAATCTTTGAAGTAGTAGAGAATCCTGACTTAAAAAGTTTAGAATTTAAAGGAAATAAATCGATTGCTAGCAAGAAATTAAAAGAGATATTGGATCTTAAAGAGGATAAGCTATTAGATACCAATCAATTAAATAAAGGACTGCGCGAGATTGAAGCTTATTATAATGAGCAGGGTTATGTATTAGCCCAAATAGAAGATGTTTTAATGAAGAAGGATGGAACGCTAAAAGTAAAGATTAATGAAGGTAAAGTAGCAAAAATTAAGATTGAGGGAAATGAAAAGACTAAAGACTTTGTAATTAAACGTAAATTATCTCTGGAACCAGGAGATGTCTTTAATGCAGACCAGATGAGGCAGGATCTGCGCGATATCTATAACTTAGGCTTCTTTAAGGATATCAAACCTGAATTGAATCAGACTTCTGCAGAGAAGAATGAAGTAGCATTGAATATAAAGGTAGAAGAGCGTAAAACAGGAAATGTCGGTGTCGGTGCCGGATACAGTAGTTCTGACGGCTGGTTAGGACATTTTGAGATTCAGGAGAAGAACTTCAGAGGCCGGGCCCAGAGATTAGGCTTTCGTTGGGAAGTAGGAGAAGAGAATACCACCTATGAATTGAGCTTCTATGAACCATGGGCTTTTGGCAGTGATACTTCTGTTAGTTTTAGTATTTATGACCGCAGGGATGAAAAGACTGGTTTTTATGATCCTACTGATGAAACTGATGAAGGAATAGATTATGAAGAGCATGAAAAAGGAGGAAGTATTACACTTGGACATCCTTTAGGTTATGATGTGCAAGGCTATCTAACCTATGAATATAACAAGACGATCAATGAAGCATTGGAAGGTGAAACAGCTCTGCCAGAAGGACAGGAGAGTAATACTCGCAGTCTGACTTCCAGTTTTGTCCGAGATACCAGGAATGATGTCTTTAATCCCACAGATGGCCGTAAGGATAAGCTTTCTGTTGAGTATGCCGGACAGGCTTTAGGTGGAGATAATGACTTTACTAAGTATCAGTTAGATCTTAGGGATTATACCCCTGACTTTATGTTTGAGGATAACAGCTGGGCCTTTCGTTTTAAAGCAGGATTGAGTGAAGGACTGGATGAAGAAGGGCTTGACCATGAACGCTATCGAATTGGTGGGCCGCAGACTCTGCGCGGTTTTAAAGATGATCAATTTGTCGGGGAAGAGATTATGTTATTCAATGCTGAATATAGAATTCCATTTGCTGATAACTTTACTGGAGTCTTATTTACTGATGCCGGTAAAGCTTGGAATAAAGATGAAGGATTTGATTTTGATGATATCAATAAATCAGCTGGAGTGGGAGTTAGATTCAAGACGCCGATGGGACAGCTGCGGCTGGATTACGGCTGGCAGGAAGAAGATTCTAGATTACATTTCAGTATAGGCCAATTATTCTAA
- a CDS encoding translocation/assembly module TamB domain-containing protein, which produces MPVARKYRRIIPWVVILILGASLFMTMSLKWDGVLTSIKDRLVMELESRYGYNVNLDKIEISGVNELKLYNFSLELKEDGFLSVEQVELSYDLLDIVAGKTDSLGSIKEIKLVSPRLIYKQTSNDQADDGTDNLQDLFGSAPILNHYSGRIAIEDGMAVTNLIDGISKIRINQAGLNLTKDNLKGRLDLTLPETETENLVVNGSTDENQFKLTTELDNLDLNVLSEEWKEVLTQKGFQLTAGKASGNLEIKGGLGFESFSELDYKGEIRLKEGIIDSNDLTSKIQIIDSKFKLNNRVININSLVTDIGESRLQLSGLMHGWQKPTFYLEYKSSQLALSSIEEWLPSELKLTGMAKAKGRMRGSLDDPTIQTSLQLPVGSINGYQVIDLEFNLWYKNELLTFNDFKTEVAAGILTGRGTINWPKDEGVLYTASLEAEGIDLGQLSTISQADSTLTGQVNSNLVISGQNSLTDLSLFGSAQVTDGTLMQYEFDTLDSSFWFSNNQLLISDLNLKSDGSKWQAQGLIDDQRNLNLSITADDVKLSQLDGVHNYRDLAGTASLQGQVKGKLTDPEFSGEVQIKDASYAQRSVDEIIGVISYRQKRIGLNDVLINDQKRKYQLAGEIELAKEPKLDLELKTKAGKVASLYKLISDQPIYDIHGRFSGSLRIIGPINELRMAGRINLLKGQIHGIGLTSGSSSFSWENDTLKLESIQLFGVESQLIGSGRIEKNGGLALDLEAENIDLAKLELDNYDIIDSSTIQGSLDFTGEVRGDISRPVLAGEVKLNKLAVNRYNFQRVVGSVEYTGDKLDLRNLTAVQGATEYQAEGKLNLNKEKFSNLALELTNGQLNEVIELLPLKEVEHDIPHSFFGTMTINGEFEAPEVKGRLIAKDIDRNGYLLVDGSYDFGSGADLNVETQDFALAPFNQLVPALEAIGGDLNLTAELEGELEKLDIESTVEIIDGRVGTLKYDNLKGGLALTKGKLVKLTEPLKLRVNDDNLFRITGYLPLKNREASLYLNINLDNGNLNLLPLLVEGVKTAEGTGNFDLTVSGSRAEPDFAGEVEIDSGRLDIAGLAESISNLEGRAEIKDQRLKLKYLTGRQGQGQFKAQGSMGVTGWQPGQIDLDFSGERIVIDHGSWQGENDLDITVKGDITEPLISGSILVYDTKISLPFEWPTGKKDSDSAIKPNFDLNLEPGDNVRVQNDNIDILVESGSLQLVTIEDSIQLEGSVSSKIGSFNYYNTDFELESGSAIFDRYEGHIPYLNLTATTEVDNIQQSIEDKKQEEEDGEAIQNGSQEDAVNQVDAKEVLVTLKLSGLADQMEINLESNPSLSRQEIITLLAQQGGLQGFLTKDYDKMIRAEFFRMLESRIDVKILSNIEETVEDKWNLDRFRIYTGFNSGLKIKMGKSITDDLMLKYNQDFDEDKEHSLGFEYQIMDSMKDIILNGSLNNDEEYKLELETNFSFN; this is translated from the coding sequence ATGCCGGTAGCCCGAAAATATAGAAGAATTATTCCTTGGGTGGTAATTCTTATCTTGGGAGCATCCTTGTTTATGACTATGTCGCTAAAATGGGATGGAGTGTTAACAAGCATTAAGGATAGATTAGTTATGGAATTAGAGTCAAGATATGGGTATAATGTTAACTTAGATAAAATTGAAATTAGCGGAGTTAATGAATTAAAACTCTATAACTTTAGTCTGGAACTTAAAGAAGATGGATTTTTATCTGTTGAGCAGGTTGAATTATCCTATGACTTGCTGGATATTGTAGCGGGTAAGACTGATTCATTAGGTAGTATTAAAGAGATTAAATTAGTTAGTCCCCGCCTTATCTATAAGCAGACTTCGAATGATCAGGCAGATGATGGTACAGATAATCTTCAGGACTTATTTGGTTCTGCTCCAATTTTAAACCATTATTCCGGCCGGATAGCTATAGAGGATGGAATGGCAGTTACTAATCTAATAGACGGTATTAGTAAGATCAGAATTAATCAAGCCGGTCTGAATCTAACTAAAGATAATCTGAAAGGAAGGTTAGATCTAACTCTGCCTGAGACTGAAACGGAGAATCTAGTTGTTAATGGGAGTACTGATGAAAATCAATTTAAGCTAACTACAGAACTGGATAACTTAGATTTAAATGTTTTATCTGAAGAATGGAAAGAAGTCTTAACCCAAAAGGGCTTTCAGCTTACAGCTGGAAAAGCAAGTGGTAACTTAGAGATTAAAGGAGGATTGGGGTTTGAGTCTTTCTCTGAGCTTGATTATAAGGGAGAGATAAGGTTAAAGGAAGGGATAATCGATTCTAATGATTTAACTTCAAAAATCCAGATTATAGATAGTAAGTTTAAGTTAAATAATCGAGTAATAAATATTAATAGCTTGGTAACTGATATTGGTGAGTCAAGACTGCAGCTATCAGGTCTAATGCACGGCTGGCAGAAGCCTACATTTTATCTGGAGTATAAAAGTTCACAGCTGGCTTTAAGTAGTATTGAGGAGTGGCTGCCGTCAGAATTAAAGTTAACAGGGATGGCAAAAGCAAAGGGGCGGATGCGGGGTTCACTAGATGATCCGACTATTCAGACTAGCCTACAACTACCTGTTGGCAGCATTAACGGATACCAAGTTATTGATCTGGAATTTAATCTGTGGTATAAGAATGAGCTGCTTACTTTTAATGATTTTAAGACGGAAGTAGCCGCTGGTATCTTAACTGGGCGCGGAACGATTAATTGGCCTAAAGATGAAGGAGTTTTATATACGGCTTCTTTGGAAGCAGAAGGGATTGATTTAGGACAGCTATCTACTATATCCCAGGCTGATTCAACTTTAACAGGGCAGGTAAACAGTAATCTAGTAATCAGCGGCCAGAATTCACTTACTGATTTAAGCCTTTTCGGTAGTGCTCAAGTTACTGATGGAACTTTAATGCAGTATGAGTTTGATACTTTAGACAGCAGTTTTTGGTTCAGTAATAATCAATTATTAATAAGTGATTTAAATCTAAAATCGGATGGAAGTAAGTGGCAGGCTCAAGGTTTAATCGATGATCAAAGAAATTTGAATTTAAGTATTACTGCTGATGATGTTAAACTATCTCAGCTGGATGGTGTACATAATTATCGAGATCTAGCTGGAACTGCATCTCTGCAGGGACAAGTAAAAGGGAAGCTTACTGATCCAGAATTTTCAGGTGAAGTTCAGATAAAAGATGCTAGTTATGCCCAAAGAAGTGTCGATGAGATAATAGGAGTTATAAGCTATAGGCAGAAAAGAATAGGCTTAAATGATGTTCTTATTAATGACCAGAAGAGAAAGTATCAATTGGCAGGAGAGATAGAATTAGCTAAAGAGCCTAAACTGGATCTTGAGCTCAAGACTAAAGCAGGAAAAGTAGCAAGTTTATATAAATTAATTAGTGACCAACCGATTTATGATATTCACGGCCGATTTAGCGGGAGCTTAAGGATTATAGGTCCTATTAATGAGTTGAGAATGGCAGGAAGGATTAATTTATTAAAGGGCCAGATTCATGGTATTGGATTAACTTCAGGTTCTTCAAGCTTTAGCTGGGAGAATGATACTCTAAAATTAGAGAGTATACAATTGTTTGGAGTGGAGTCCCAGCTTATAGGAAGCGGCCGGATTGAGAAAAACGGAGGACTGGCTCTTGATTTAGAGGCTGAAAATATAGATTTAGCTAAATTGGAATTAGATAATTATGATATTATTGATAGTAGTACGATTCAAGGCAGTTTGGACTTTACAGGTGAGGTAAGAGGAGATATTTCGCGGCCTGTTTTAGCTGGTGAGGTTAAGTTAAATAAATTAGCAGTCAATAGATATAACTTCCAAAGAGTAGTAGGAAGTGTAGAGTATACAGGAGATAAACTAGACTTAAGAAATCTGACAGCAGTTCAGGGAGCAACAGAGTATCAAGCTGAGGGGAAGCTTAATCTAAACAAGGAGAAGTTTTCAAATTTAGCTTTGGAATTAACTAATGGTCAATTGAATGAAGTAATTGAGCTGCTGCCGCTTAAAGAAGTAGAGCATGATATTCCGCACAGTTTCTTTGGAACTATGACAATCAATGGTGAATTTGAGGCGCCAGAGGTTAAAGGGAGATTAATAGCAAAAGATATTGACCGTAATGGATATCTGTTAGTAGATGGTAGTTATGATTTTGGTTCTGGAGCCGACCTTAATGTGGAAACTCAAGACTTTGCTTTAGCTCCATTTAATCAGCTAGTTCCAGCTTTAGAAGCTATAGGAGGCGATTTAAATTTAACTGCTGAGCTTGAAGGTGAACTGGAGAAGTTAGATATAGAATCCACAGTAGAGATTATAGACGGACGAGTTGGAACTTTGAAGTATGATAATTTAAAAGGAGGGCTGGCTTTAACCAAAGGAAAGCTAGTAAAGCTGACTGAACCATTAAAGCTGAGAGTAAATGATGATAATTTATTTCGGATTACGGGGTATCTGCCGTTGAAGAATAGAGAAGCCTCTTTATATCTCAATATTAATCTCGATAACGGAAATTTGAATCTGTTGCCGCTTTTAGTTGAAGGAGTTAAAACAGCCGAAGGGACAGGAAATTTTGATTTAACAGTTTCAGGCAGCAGAGCAGAGCCTGATTTTGCTGGAGAGGTTGAAATAGATTCAGGCAGATTAGATATAGCTGGGTTAGCAGAAAGTATTTCGAATCTGGAAGGTAGAGCAGAGATTAAAGATCAGAGACTGAAGCTTAAGTATTTAACTGGCCGGCAGGGTCAGGGGCAGTTTAAGGCTCAGGGAAGTATGGGAGTTACTGGCTGGCAGCCTGGCCAAATAGACTTAGATTTTTCAGGAGAAAGGATTGTTATCGATCATGGTTCCTGGCAGGGAGAGAATGATCTTGATATTACAGTTAAAGGAGATATAACTGAACCTTTGATCAGCGGCAGTATTTTAGTTTATGATACTAAAATCTCTCTTCCTTTTGAATGGCCGACCGGTAAAAAGGATTCAGACTCAGCGATTAAACCTAACTTTGATCTTAATCTTGAACCTGGCGATAATGTCAGAGTTCAGAATGATAATATAGATATTCTAGTGGAGAGTGGTAGTTTACAGTTGGTAACTATTGAGGATAGTATTCAATTAGAGGGGAGTGTAAGTTCTAAAATCGGCAGCTTCAATTATTACAATACGGATTTTGAATTAGAATCCGGTTCTGCTATCTTTGATAGGTACGAAGGACATATTCCTTACCTTAATTTAACGGCTACTACTGAAGTAGATAATATTCAACAGTCGATAGAAGATAAGAAGCAAGAAGAGGAAGACGGAGAAGCGATTCAGAATGGTTCACAAGAAGATGCTGTTAATCAAGTAGATGCAAAAGAAGTGTTGGTTACATTAAAATTAAGCGGTTTAGCTGATCAAATGGAGATTAATCTGGAATCAAATCCTTCGTTGAGTAGACAGGAGATTATTACCCTGCTGGCTCAACAGGGAGGACTGCAGGGTTTTCTGACTAAAGATTATGATAAGATGATTCGGGCTGAATTTTTTAGAATGCTTGAATCCAGAATTGATGTAAAGATTCTGTCTAATATTGAAGAGACAGTAGAAGATAAGTGGAATCTGGATAGATTCAGGATCTATACCGGATTCAACAGCGGCTTGAAGATAAAAATGGGTAAAAGCATAACTGATGATTTGATGCTGAAGTATAATCAAGATTTCGATGAGGATAAGGAACATTCCCTTGGATTTGAGTATCAGATTATGGATAGCATGAAGGATATAATTCTGAATGGTTCACTGAATAATGATGAAGAGTATAAACTGGAGTTAGAAACTAACTTTTCTTTTAACTAA
- a CDS encoding SpoIVB peptidase S55 domain-containing protein → MRKYGSLMLVIAFCVLLFTPVMAVDDSGPREILPVNKIETGMSGVGKTVISGTEVEEFNVEVLGVLKKQGVNRDLILIEVSGDVIDKTGGIAAGMSGSPIYIDGKLIGAIGYGWQLTEHKVGMVTPIEDMLDLWQLDEIEEGTTAGLSEPIKINGKSVEQVSFVEDKSSVKQDNSLTAYPVKTPLLVSGLDKEAVDYLSEELSAYDLKPVQSTAAADMSKGKEDKLVPGSAIAVQLARGDVDISAVGTLTYREGDRVLGFGHQFMGLGDSNYFLSSAYIHHMIKSMKMPFKLGSPLNSKGIITQDRSAGVGGRIGQSPKVVPLEVDVTDRDLNKEQKINAQIIRNEELFQSLASSVIYQAINSTIDRRGGGTAEVEMEIMANNLEEKIIERKNIFYSRRDVASVALRDFSQALMLITQNPFQKINLIDINLDVDIKEKPQVALIRELNVLTDKLEPGKEVELEVTFQPYREEVLVKNYSFTLPEDIESGIASMELVGGLEANFTAEQQQEAKPEEKKYGYGKNETFRNLEEVITAFKEQKINSDLVVRIYPSYNNHKAVPVNQNNDENRAENKNETGSEGADLEAMGMLAEETFKTDYILEGRVNTEIEVESNSKENNDDTKE, encoded by the coding sequence GTGCGCAAGTACGGTAGTCTGATGTTAGTGATAGCATTCTGTGTTTTATTATTTACACCGGTAATGGCTGTGGATGATTCTGGGCCACGGGAGATTCTGCCGGTAAATAAGATTGAAACAGGAATGTCCGGAGTTGGCAAGACGGTAATTTCGGGTACAGAAGTAGAAGAATTTAACGTAGAAGTTTTGGGAGTTTTGAAAAAGCAGGGAGTTAATCGCGATTTAATTTTGATTGAGGTTAGTGGAGATGTAATTGATAAAACAGGCGGAATTGCAGCTGGTATGAGTGGCAGTCCAATTTATATTGATGGAAAGTTGATTGGAGCAATTGGTTACGGTTGGCAGTTGACTGAGCATAAGGTAGGTATGGTAACACCGATTGAGGATATGCTTGATCTGTGGCAGTTGGATGAGATTGAAGAAGGCACGACTGCTGGTTTATCAGAGCCGATAAAAATAAACGGGAAATCAGTGGAGCAGGTATCTTTTGTAGAAGATAAGTCCAGTGTCAAACAAGATAATTCTTTAACTGCTTATCCAGTAAAGACTCCGCTGCTGGTTAGCGGTTTGGATAAAGAGGCTGTAGATTACTTGAGTGAAGAGTTATCTGCTTATGATTTAAAGCCGGTGCAGAGTACAGCTGCAGCAGACATGTCGAAAGGAAAAGAGGATAAATTAGTTCCGGGAAGCGCAATTGCAGTACAGTTGGCTAGAGGAGATGTTGATATTTCAGCAGTTGGAACTTTAACTTATAGAGAAGGAGATAGAGTTTTAGGTTTTGGACACCAGTTTATGGGCTTAGGTGATAGTAATTACTTCCTTTCTTCGGCCTATATTCATCATATGATTAAGAGTATGAAGATGCCTTTTAAGCTGGGTAGCCCACTAAATTCAAAAGGAATTATAACTCAGGATCGGTCAGCAGGGGTAGGAGGCAGAATAGGCCAATCACCTAAAGTTGTACCTCTAGAGGTAGACGTTACAGATAGAGATTTAAATAAAGAGCAGAAGATCAATGCTCAAATAATTAGGAATGAGGAACTCTTCCAATCACTGGCCAGTTCAGTTATTTATCAGGCAATTAATAGTACTATTGACCGTCGCGGCGGCGGTACTGCTGAAGTAGAAATGGAAATTATGGCTAATAATTTAGAAGAAAAGATTATCGAGCGGAAGAATATTTTCTATAGCCGCAGAGATGTAGCTTCAGTAGCATTAAGGGACTTTTCTCAAGCATTAATGTTGATTACCCAGAATCCATTCCAGAAGATAAATCTGATCGATATAAATTTAGATGTAGATATCAAAGAAAAGCCTCAGGTTGCTTTAATTAGAGAACTTAATGTATTAACTGATAAACTTGAACCAGGCAAAGAAGTAGAGTTAGAAGTTACATTCCAGCCTTATCGTGAAGAAGTACTGGTTAAAAATTATAGTTTTACTCTGCCTGAAGATATAGAATCAGGTATAGCCAGTATGGAATTAGTCGGCGGCTTAGAAGCAAACTTTACTGCTGAACAACAGCAGGAGGCTAAACCAGAGGAGAAGAAGTATGGTTATGGCAAGAATGAAACCTTCAGAAACTTAGAAGAAGTAATAACTGCTTTTAAAGAACAGAAGATTAACAGCGATTTAGTAGTTAGAATTTATCCCAGTTATAATAATCATAAAGCAGTACCGGTTAATCAGAACAATGATGAAAATAGAGCTGAGAACAAAAATGAGACTGGTTCTGAAGGAGCTGACCTTGAAGCTATGGGCATGTTAGCAGAGGAGACATTTAAGACTGATTATATTCTGGAAGGCAGAGTGAATACTGAAATAGAGGTAGAATCAAACTCCAAAGAGAATAACGATGATACCAAGGAATAA
- a CDS encoding rod-binding protein produces the protein MKINSTQRMEMLTERSRLKQNQRKQSEFKEKLSKLQQQSSKDEQENKELKKATQKFSSVFVGLMLKEMRKTIPESGYLDGGLKEDIFKDMLDRKYAEEIADSKQLHLTDKLYQQLSQKTE, from the coding sequence ATGAAGATTAACAGTACTCAAAGAATGGAGATGTTGACTGAAAGATCTAGGCTTAAGCAGAATCAGCGTAAGCAGAGTGAGTTCAAAGAAAAATTAAGTAAGCTACAGCAGCAGAGCTCAAAAGATGAGCAGGAGAATAAGGAATTAAAGAAGGCAACCCAGAAGTTTTCCAGTGTCTTTGTTGGTTTAATGTTAAAGGAAATGCGGAAGACTATACCTGAATCAGGTTATTTAGACGGCGGGTTAAAAGAAGATATATTTAAAGATATGCTGGATCGTAAGTATGCTGAAGAAATTGCTGATTCTAAACAGTTACATTTAACAGATAAACTTTATCAACAGTTAAGCCAAAAGACAGAGTAA